In one window of Candidatus Scalindua sp. DNA:
- a CDS encoding YbjN domain-containing protein encodes MSENLEKVKTYLDELGFALSSEDTEQELVIIDDEDQGIKNLVIDCEYPILVLEQVIMNVPQETGDLYRRLLQMNRTLVHGAFTLDEEGKRVIFRDTLQLENLDKNELEGSINALSIALAEFAGELIAFSKV; translated from the coding sequence ATGTCTGAGAATCTTGAGAAGGTAAAGACCTATTTAGATGAATTAGGATTTGCTCTGTCCAGTGAAGATACTGAACAGGAATTGGTTATCATTGATGATGAAGATCAGGGGATCAAAAATCTCGTAATAGACTGTGAGTATCCAATCTTGGTGCTTGAACAGGTGATTATGAACGTCCCGCAGGAGACTGGAGACCTTTACCGGCGATTGCTGCAGATGAATCGTACCCTGGTTCACGGGGCGTTTACGTTAGACGAGGAAGGGAAGAGGGTTATTTTCAGGGATACGCTGCAGCTTGAGAATCTCGATAAAAATGAGCTGGAAGGATCTATTAATGCCTTGAGCATTGCTCTGGCAGAGTTTGCAGGAGAACTGATAGCGTTCAGTAAAGTATGA
- a CDS encoding PspA/IM30 family protein — protein sequence MASIFRRMFKVGQSHAHSVMDNFENPIKMTEQGVRDLKKDLQGTMRSLAEVKGVAIRLKRESEDNKRLAADYERKAMMLLQKMKEGVLDPAQAERLAAEALNRKDECSQKAVSLIQNWEQQDKMAAQLQANVNKLRSTVSSYENELITLRARAKTAAATRKINEQMARVDSSGTIAMLEKMKAKVEEDESLAQSYGELASAEESVDEEINAVLASGQLVPSSNKLAELKARMGIQ from the coding sequence ATGGCAAGTATATTTCGCAGGATGTTTAAGGTCGGGCAGTCCCATGCACACAGTGTGATGGATAATTTTGAAAATCCCATCAAGATGACAGAACAGGGGGTAAGGGACCTGAAGAAAGATCTGCAGGGGACCATGAGGAGCCTGGCAGAAGTAAAAGGTGTGGCAATACGACTGAAAAGGGAATCTGAAGATAACAAAAGGCTTGCTGCAGATTATGAGCGTAAGGCCATGATGCTGCTTCAGAAGATGAAGGAGGGGGTACTCGACCCTGCTCAGGCAGAGAGGTTGGCAGCCGAAGCATTAAATCGGAAGGATGAGTGCAGTCAAAAGGCCGTAAGCTTGATCCAGAACTGGGAACAGCAGGATAAGATGGCTGCACAATTGCAGGCAAACGTAAATAAGTTGAGATCAACTGTTTCATCGTATGAGAATGAACTCATTACCCTCAGGGCGCGGGCAAAGACCGCAGCTGCGACCCGGAAGATTAACGAGCAGATGGCACGGGTAGATTCTTCAGGAACGATAGCTATGCTGGAGAAGATGAAGGCCAAGGTGGAAGAGGATGAATCTCTCGCACAGTCTTACGGAGAACTGGCATCGGCAGAGGAGAGTGTTGATGAAGAAATCAATGCTGTCCTTGCGAGCGGCCAATTGGTCCCCTCAAGTAATAAACTGGCCGAACTGAAGGCAAGGATGGGGATACAATAA
- a CDS encoding DUF4178 domain-containing protein produces MVWNRMFGKKKKDDTPDPFQDLVLSKLKVGFLVDYDMKTWEVTEYNIYDWDDGEYSHEWELTSGNQVVYLEREEDDEVEWVLTERIPFKSLGEGLSKYIRQNEEPPHELKYEGVTYYLDEGSGGYFCKGGGKQRIEFLYWEFLDESEEKVLTIEQWAEDKFEASVGIYVEEYQFINILPK; encoded by the coding sequence ATGGTCTGGAACAGGATGTTCGGGAAAAAGAAAAAAGATGACACGCCGGATCCTTTTCAGGATCTGGTATTATCTAAGCTCAAGGTAGGTTTTCTGGTAGATTATGACATGAAGACGTGGGAGGTTACTGAGTATAATATCTATGATTGGGATGATGGTGAATACAGTCATGAATGGGAACTCACGTCTGGTAATCAGGTTGTATATCTGGAGCGTGAGGAGGATGATGAGGTTGAGTGGGTCTTAACAGAGCGAATCCCTTTTAAAAGTTTGGGGGAGGGGTTATCAAAATATATCAGACAAAATGAAGAACCTCCCCATGAGCTGAAGTATGAGGGCGTAACGTATTATCTTGACGAGGGAAGCGGGGGGTATTTTTGTAAAGGCGGCGGAAAACAGAGGATAGAATTCCTTTACTGGGAATTCCTCGATGAATCAGAAGAAAAAGTACTTACCATCGAACAATGGGCGGAGGACAAGTTTGAGGCGTCTGTGGGCATCTATGTTGAGGAGTATCAATTTATCAATATTCTGCCGAAGTAA